One region of uncultured Methanolobus sp. genomic DNA includes:
- a CDS encoding ABC transporter ATP-binding protein — protein sequence MQVDTVITVKNLSKNFGDTKAVDAVNLEVKKGELFGLLGPNGSGKTTMIKMLTGQIKPTEGEVSVHGIDVLAKPLRVKELTGIIPEQETPPSFLTAEEYLYFVAKIRKLEDFEDKCEWWFSYLDFAGQKDVLCKDLSRGTRQKLMLAQAFLHEPELVIIDEPLINLDPLMQRKVKDFLKDYVSKGGTVFISTHILEIAREICSSMGIIYKGKLVFSGNMDDSAIGDRPLEDFFLELVN from the coding sequence TTGCAGGTAGATACCGTGATAACTGTAAAGAATCTCTCAAAGAATTTTGGTGATACAAAAGCCGTTGATGCTGTAAACCTTGAAGTTAAAAAAGGTGAATTATTCGGTCTTCTGGGTCCGAATGGTTCAGGCAAAACAACAATGATAAAAATGCTCACCGGCCAGATCAAACCTACTGAAGGTGAAGTATCAGTGCATGGCATTGATGTTCTTGCTAAACCTCTGAGAGTAAAGGAGCTTACCGGTATCATTCCCGAACAGGAAACACCACCAAGTTTCCTGACCGCTGAAGAATACCTGTATTTCGTTGCTAAAATAAGGAAGCTTGAAGATTTTGAAGATAAATGTGAGTGGTGGTTTTCGTATCTTGATTTTGCAGGCCAGAAGGATGTGCTCTGCAAAGACCTTTCCCGTGGAACAAGACAAAAACTGATGCTTGCACAGGCGTTCCTGCATGAACCTGAGCTTGTGATAATCGATGAACCTCTCATCAACCTTGACCCGCTGATGCAGCGCAAGGTCAAGGATTTCCTGAAGGATTATGTAAGCAAAGGAGGCACGGTTTTCATATCGACCCACATTCTGGAGATTGCCAGGGAAATATGCAGCAGCATGGGTATAATCTACAAGGGAAAGCTGGTCTTCTCAGGAAATATGGACGACTCCGCAATTGGTGACAGGCCACTTGAAGATTTCTTCCTTGAACTTGTTAACTGA